CCTGGCCGGGAAGGGGGCGCACTGAAAACCTGCTCACCGCAAAGGAGCAAAAGACGCAAAGGAAACCATAAATTATGAATATAGAAATAGACAAAGTTTGCAGTATTGCCGTTGAAGCCGGTCATGCCATCCTTGAGGTCTATCAAAAGGATTTTGACGTCGAATACAAGGATGATTATTCTCCCCTGACCGAAGCGGACAAGGCCTCCCATCAGATTATAGAAAGAGAGCTGTTAAAACGCTATCCGGAGATTCCCGTTCTTTCCGAAGAAGGGAAGGGAATCCCCTACCCGGAGCGGAGGAACTGGGAGCGTTTCTGGCTGGTCGATCCGCTGGACGGAACCAAGGAATTCATCAAGCGGAATGGTGAATTCACCGTCAATATCGCCCTCATTGAAGGGTATCGCCCCGCAGCCGGTGTGATCTACATTCCCGTTGAGGACCGCCTCTTCTACGGGATCGTGGGGGAGGGGGCCTGGTCCCGGAATGGAGACGGGGAGACCGTTCCCATCCATGTCCGGGAAAGCCCGTCGGAGAACGGGCTTGTCGTTGTACAGAGCCGTTCCCATCCATCGGAAGCGCT
The Deltaproteobacteria bacterium genome window above contains:
- the cysQ gene encoding 3'(2'),5'-bisphosphate nucleotidase CysQ is translated as MNIEIDKVCSIAVEAGHAILEVYQKDFDVEYKDDYSPLTEADKASHQIIERELLKRYPEIPVLSEEGKGIPYPERRNWERFWLVDPLDGTKEFIKRNGEFTVNIALIEGYRPAAGVIYIPVEDRLFYGIVGEGAWSRNGDGETVPIHVRESPSENGLVVVQSRSHPSEALRHYLGKLNIRESIARGSSLKLCAVADGSADIYPRLGPTWEWDTAAGHAIVEAAGGHVVDLKKMPLRYNKEVIKNDHFIVVSDLGLMP